In Mastacembelus armatus chromosome 22, fMasArm1.2, whole genome shotgun sequence, a genomic segment contains:
- the slc39a9 gene encoding zinc transporter ZIP9 isoform X1 — MDDFSSISLLSLAMLVGCYVAGTIPLAVNFSEEKLKLITVMGAGLLCGTALAVIIPEGVHALYEEILEGGHHSHSHSQAGGVEVSETKGEAEAALGASVKHEHTHEELHACIGVSLVLGFVFMLLVDQIGSSHMHNTEDPEAARVASSKITTTLGLVVHAAADGVALGAAASTSQTSVQLIVFVAIMLHKAPAAFGLVSFLMHAGLERNRIRKHLLVFALAAPVLAMLTFLGLSQSSKEALSNVNATGVAMLFSAGTFLYVATVHVLPEVGGGGHSHAPAGGNGGKGLSKVEVAALVLGCLIPLVLSVGHHH; from the exons ATGGACGATTTTAGCTCGATTAGCCTGCTGTCTCTGGCGATGTTGGTGGGATGTTATGTGGCCGGGACGATCCCTTTGGCAGTCAACTTCTCAGAG gagaAGCTGAAGCTGATCACTGTGATGGGGGCTGGGCTGCTCTGTGGGACTGCGCTTGCCGTTATCATTCCTGAAGGGGTCCATGCACTTTATGAGGAAATCCTTGAAG gtggacaccacagccacagccacagccaggCTGGAGGTGTGGAAGTCTCCGAGACAAAGGGTGAAGCTGAGGCAGCTCTTGGTGCCAGCGTGAAACACGAACACACTCACGAGGAGCTTCATGCCTGCATCGGAGTTTCTCTAGTCCTGGGCTTCGTCTTTATGTTACTCGTGGACCAGATAGGCAGTTCTCATATGCACAACACTGAGG ATCCAGAGGCAGCACGAGTGGCCTCGTCAAAAATCACCACCACCCTGGGTCTCGTGGTCCACGCTGCAG ctgatggagTCGCTCTGGGAGCTGCTGCTTCTACCTCTCAGACCAGCGTTCAGCTCATTGTCTTTGTAGCAATCATGCTGCATAAG GCTCCAGCAGCGTTTGGTCTGGTGTCTTTCCTGATGCATGCTGGTCTTGAGAGAAACCGCATCCGTAAACATCTCCTGGTCTTCGCCCTGGCAGCACCTGTCCTTGCCATGCTCACATTTTTAGGCCTCAGTCAG AGCAGCAAAGAGGCCCTGTCAAACGTCAACGCCACTGGTGTCGCCATGCTCTTCTCTGCCGGCACCTTCCTCTACGTGGCGACTGTCCACGTCCTCCCTGAGGTGGGGGGCGGCGGCCACAGCCACGCTCCTGCAGGAGGAAATGGAGGGAAAGGACTGAGCAAGGTGGAGGTGGCAGCTCTGGTGCTGGGCTGCCTCATTCCCCTGGTGCTGTCTGTCGGTCACCACCATTAG
- the slc39a9 gene encoding zinc transporter ZIP9 isoform X2: MDDFSSISLLSLAMLVGCYVAGTIPLAVNFSEEKLKLITVMGAGLLCGTALAVIIPEGVHALYEEILEDPEAARVASSKITTTLGLVVHAAADGVALGAAASTSQTSVQLIVFVAIMLHKAPAAFGLVSFLMHAGLERNRIRKHLLVFALAAPVLAMLTFLGLSQSSKEALSNVNATGVAMLFSAGTFLYVATVHVLPEVGGGGHSHAPAGGNGGKGLSKVEVAALVLGCLIPLVLSVGHHH, encoded by the exons ATGGACGATTTTAGCTCGATTAGCCTGCTGTCTCTGGCGATGTTGGTGGGATGTTATGTGGCCGGGACGATCCCTTTGGCAGTCAACTTCTCAGAG gagaAGCTGAAGCTGATCACTGTGATGGGGGCTGGGCTGCTCTGTGGGACTGCGCTTGCCGTTATCATTCCTGAAGGGGTCCATGCACTTTATGAGGAAATCCTTGAAG ATCCAGAGGCAGCACGAGTGGCCTCGTCAAAAATCACCACCACCCTGGGTCTCGTGGTCCACGCTGCAG ctgatggagTCGCTCTGGGAGCTGCTGCTTCTACCTCTCAGACCAGCGTTCAGCTCATTGTCTTTGTAGCAATCATGCTGCATAAG GCTCCAGCAGCGTTTGGTCTGGTGTCTTTCCTGATGCATGCTGGTCTTGAGAGAAACCGCATCCGTAAACATCTCCTGGTCTTCGCCCTGGCAGCACCTGTCCTTGCCATGCTCACATTTTTAGGCCTCAGTCAG AGCAGCAAAGAGGCCCTGTCAAACGTCAACGCCACTGGTGTCGCCATGCTCTTCTCTGCCGGCACCTTCCTCTACGTGGCGACTGTCCACGTCCTCCCTGAGGTGGGGGGCGGCGGCCACAGCCACGCTCCTGCAGGAGGAAATGGAGGGAAAGGACTGAGCAAGGTGGAGGTGGCAGCTCTGGTGCTGGGCTGCCTCATTCCCCTGGTGCTGTCTGTCGGTCACCACCATTAG
- the rbm25a gene encoding RNA-binding protein 25 isoform X2, giving the protein MSYPPPLNRQQIGIPPPQYGGFAPPVPPGTPMIPVHMGVVAPTPTVLVPTTVTVAQKPMIPRKEPGTLRAKDTEDGSGPTTTVFVGNISEKASDMLVRQLLAKCGIVLSWKRVQGASGKLQAFGFCEYKEPESTLRALRLLHELLLGDKKLLVKVDAKTKAQLDEWKAKKRSANGGASVASKSGDEDEEEVLDEETLRRDQVVKGAIDILIREYASELNAPSLDPDSQPHKKRKEKKDEDINAMEMEDDKRDLISREISKFRDTHKKLEEEKGKKEKERLELERERRERDKERERERERRDREKEKERERERDKERERDRDRDRDRERERDRERERTKEREKERESERSRDVSEGRSRSRERTREEKKREREEDEEDVYERRRLERRLRDKEAAYQERLKNWEIRERKKSRDYNKETERDDERRREMMKEAKRLKEFLEDYDDDRDDPKYYRGSALQKRLRDREKEIELDERDRKREKEELEEIRQRLLTEGHPDPDAELQRMEEEAERRRQPPLKLEPEEDVKQEKTHKDREKRVSERIVEPAPRSHQQHSDDDVEFREEDDFHDGDDSQEVKPQLKPIMRPITTAPSVSSASGNVTPNTPGNESPCGIIIPGENTPDVQPPEEHRPKIGLSLKLGATNSPNQLNAGKRKKLATVESVFNKFDDEEADEQPRKRKLVPLDYGDDDKSLGLDGAEISGAKGSINTEEKRKHIKSLIEKIPTARPELFSYPLDWTMVDTVLMDRRIKPWINKKIIEYIGEEEPTLVDFVCSKVMAHSTPQGILDDVAMVLDEEAEVFIVKMWRLLIYETEAKKIGLVK; this is encoded by the exons gtacTCCCATGATCCCGGTTCATATGGGTGTAGTAGCCCCCACACCCACA GTTCTCGTCCCGACCACGGTGACTGTTGCGCAGAAGCCGATGATTCCGAGGAAGGAGCCTGGCACCCTCAGAGCTAAGGATACAGAGGACGGCAGTGGCCCAACCACTACTGTATTTGTGGGCAACATCTCTGAAAAGGCATCTGACATGTTGGTCAGACAGCTTCTAGCA AAATGTGGTATTGTTCTAAGCTGGAAAAGGGTTCAAGGTGCATCGGGGAAACTtcaag CTTTTGGGTTCTGCGAGTATAAAGAACCTGAATCGACACTGCGAGCCCTCAGACTTCTACATGAGTTGCTCTTAGGTGATAAGAAGCTGTTGGTCAAGGTAGATGCCAAGACCAAGGCCCAGTTAGATGAGTGGAAGGCAAAGAAGAGGAGTGCCAATGGG GGAGCCAGCGTGGCGTCAAAGAGCGGGGacgaggatgaggaggaggttcTTGATGAAGAAACCCTGCGTAGGGACCAGGTTGTGAAAGGAGCTATAGACATCCTCATCCGAGAGTATGCTAGTGAACTCAATGCTCCCTCGCTGGACCCCGACAGTCAACCTcacaagaagaggaaagagaagaaagatgag GATATCAATGCCATGGAGATGGAAGATGACAAGAGAGACTTGATTTCCAGAGAGATCAGTAAATTCCGGGACACACACAAG AAactggaggaggaaaaaggaaagaaagaaaaggaacgACTGGAGCTCGAgagggaaaggagagagagggacaaaGAGCGGGAACGTGAGAGGGAACGCCGCGACCgtgagaaagagaaggagagggagagagaaagggacaAAGAGCGAGAAAGAGACCGCGATCGTGATCGTGATCGTGAGCGAGAGCGAGATCGTGAACGGGAGAGGACAAAAGAGCGAGAGAAGGAGCGAGAGAGCGAAAGGAGTCGAGACGTCAGTGAAGGTCGCAGCAGATCGAG aGAGCGgacaagagaagagaagaaacgAGAACgtgaagaagatgaggaggacgTCTACGAACGGAGGAGACTTGAGAGGAGGCTTCGAGACAAGGAGGCAGCTTACCAGGAA CGCCTCAAAAACTGGGAGATCCGAGAGAGGAAGAAGTCCCGAGACtacaacaaagaaacagaaagggaTGATGAGAGGCGGCGTGAAATG ATGAAAGAAGCCAAAAGGTTGAAAGAATTTCTTGAGGATTATGACGACGACAGAGACGACCCCAAATATTACAG GGGGAGTGCTTTGCAGAAGCGACTTCGAGACCGAGAGAAGGAGATAGAATTGGATGAGCGAGACCggaagagggagaaggaggagctggaggagatcAGACAAAGGCTTCTCACTGAGGGGCACCCTGACCCTGATGCTGAGCTGCAGAGG atggaggaagaggcagagcGCAGACGGCAGCCTCCTCTGAAGCTTGAACCTGAGGAGGACGTGAAGCAGGAGAAGACTCACAAGGATCGGGAAAAGAGAGTGTCAGAAAGAATTGTGGAGCCAGCACCACGAAGCCACCAGCAGCATTCAGATGATGATGTGGAGTTCAGAGAGGAGGATGACTTCCACGATGGTGATGACTCTCAAGAAGTCAAGCCGCAACTCAAACCCATTATGCGACCAATCACAACCGCGCCGTCGGTGTCCTCAGCCAGTGGAAATGTGACTCCAAACACACCCGGTAATGAATCTCCCTGCGGCATCATCATTCCGGGCGAGAACACTCCTGATGTCCAACCACCAGAGGAGCATCGGCCAAAAATTGGTCTCAGTCTCAAACTGG GTGCCACCAACAGCCCCAACCAGCTCAACGCAGGAAAGCGAAAGAAACTGGCAACCGTGGAAAGTGTTTTCAACAAGTTTGACGACGAGGAGGCTGACGAGCAGCCTCGTAAAAGGAAACTGGTTCCACTGGACTATGGTGATGACGATAAGAGTCTGGGGCTGGATGGGGCAGAAATTTCAGGGGCCAAAGGCAGCATCAACACAGAGGAGAAACGTAAGCACATAAAGAGCCTTATTGAGAAGATTCCCACAGCCAGGCCTGAGCTCTTCTCCTACCCTCTGGACTGGACCATGGTTGACACG GTTCTCATGGATCGTCGTATTAAACCATGGATCAATAAGAAAATCATTGAATACATTGGCGAGGAGGAACCCACTCTGGTTGATTTTGTCTGTTCAAAG GTGATGGCACACAGCACCCCTCAGGGTATTCTTGATGATGTTGCAATG GTCCTTGATGAAGAAGCAGAAGTCTTCATAGTAAAAATGTGGAGGCTGTTGATATATGAAACAGAAGCTAAGAAGATTGGACTGGTGAAATAA
- the rbm25a gene encoding RNA-binding protein 25 isoform X1, which yields MSYPPPLNRQQIGIPPPQYGGFAPPVPPGTPMIPVHMGVVAPTPTVLVPTTVTVAQKPMIPRKEPGTLRAKDTEDGSGPTTTVFVGNISEKASDMLVRQLLAKCGIVLSWKRVQGASGKLQAFGFCEYKEPESTLRALRLLHELLLGDKKLLVKVDAKTKAQLDEWKAKKRSANGGASVASKSGDEDEEEVLDEETLRRDQVVKGAIDILIREYASELNAPSLDPDSQPHKKRKEKKDEEDINAMEMEDDKRDLISREISKFRDTHKKLEEEKGKKEKERLELERERRERDKERERERERRDREKEKERERERDKERERDRDRDRDRERERDRERERTKEREKERESERSRDVSEGRSRSRERTREEKKREREEDEEDVYERRRLERRLRDKEAAYQERLKNWEIRERKKSRDYNKETERDDERRREMMKEAKRLKEFLEDYDDDRDDPKYYRGSALQKRLRDREKEIELDERDRKREKEELEEIRQRLLTEGHPDPDAELQRMEEEAERRRQPPLKLEPEEDVKQEKTHKDREKRVSERIVEPAPRSHQQHSDDDVEFREEDDFHDGDDSQEVKPQLKPIMRPITTAPSVSSASGNVTPNTPGNESPCGIIIPGENTPDVQPPEEHRPKIGLSLKLGATNSPNQLNAGKRKKLATVESVFNKFDDEEADEQPRKRKLVPLDYGDDDKSLGLDGAEISGAKGSINTEEKRKHIKSLIEKIPTARPELFSYPLDWTMVDTVLMDRRIKPWINKKIIEYIGEEEPTLVDFVCSKVMAHSTPQGILDDVAMVLDEEAEVFIVKMWRLLIYETEAKKIGLVK from the exons gtacTCCCATGATCCCGGTTCATATGGGTGTAGTAGCCCCCACACCCACA GTTCTCGTCCCGACCACGGTGACTGTTGCGCAGAAGCCGATGATTCCGAGGAAGGAGCCTGGCACCCTCAGAGCTAAGGATACAGAGGACGGCAGTGGCCCAACCACTACTGTATTTGTGGGCAACATCTCTGAAAAGGCATCTGACATGTTGGTCAGACAGCTTCTAGCA AAATGTGGTATTGTTCTAAGCTGGAAAAGGGTTCAAGGTGCATCGGGGAAACTtcaag CTTTTGGGTTCTGCGAGTATAAAGAACCTGAATCGACACTGCGAGCCCTCAGACTTCTACATGAGTTGCTCTTAGGTGATAAGAAGCTGTTGGTCAAGGTAGATGCCAAGACCAAGGCCCAGTTAGATGAGTGGAAGGCAAAGAAGAGGAGTGCCAATGGG GGAGCCAGCGTGGCGTCAAAGAGCGGGGacgaggatgaggaggaggttcTTGATGAAGAAACCCTGCGTAGGGACCAGGTTGTGAAAGGAGCTATAGACATCCTCATCCGAGAGTATGCTAGTGAACTCAATGCTCCCTCGCTGGACCCCGACAGTCAACCTcacaagaagaggaaagagaagaaagatgag GAGGATATCAATGCCATGGAGATGGAAGATGACAAGAGAGACTTGATTTCCAGAGAGATCAGTAAATTCCGGGACACACACAAG AAactggaggaggaaaaaggaaagaaagaaaaggaacgACTGGAGCTCGAgagggaaaggagagagagggacaaaGAGCGGGAACGTGAGAGGGAACGCCGCGACCgtgagaaagagaaggagagggagagagaaagggacaAAGAGCGAGAAAGAGACCGCGATCGTGATCGTGATCGTGAGCGAGAGCGAGATCGTGAACGGGAGAGGACAAAAGAGCGAGAGAAGGAGCGAGAGAGCGAAAGGAGTCGAGACGTCAGTGAAGGTCGCAGCAGATCGAG aGAGCGgacaagagaagagaagaaacgAGAACgtgaagaagatgaggaggacgTCTACGAACGGAGGAGACTTGAGAGGAGGCTTCGAGACAAGGAGGCAGCTTACCAGGAA CGCCTCAAAAACTGGGAGATCCGAGAGAGGAAGAAGTCCCGAGACtacaacaaagaaacagaaagggaTGATGAGAGGCGGCGTGAAATG ATGAAAGAAGCCAAAAGGTTGAAAGAATTTCTTGAGGATTATGACGACGACAGAGACGACCCCAAATATTACAG GGGGAGTGCTTTGCAGAAGCGACTTCGAGACCGAGAGAAGGAGATAGAATTGGATGAGCGAGACCggaagagggagaaggaggagctggaggagatcAGACAAAGGCTTCTCACTGAGGGGCACCCTGACCCTGATGCTGAGCTGCAGAGG atggaggaagaggcagagcGCAGACGGCAGCCTCCTCTGAAGCTTGAACCTGAGGAGGACGTGAAGCAGGAGAAGACTCACAAGGATCGGGAAAAGAGAGTGTCAGAAAGAATTGTGGAGCCAGCACCACGAAGCCACCAGCAGCATTCAGATGATGATGTGGAGTTCAGAGAGGAGGATGACTTCCACGATGGTGATGACTCTCAAGAAGTCAAGCCGCAACTCAAACCCATTATGCGACCAATCACAACCGCGCCGTCGGTGTCCTCAGCCAGTGGAAATGTGACTCCAAACACACCCGGTAATGAATCTCCCTGCGGCATCATCATTCCGGGCGAGAACACTCCTGATGTCCAACCACCAGAGGAGCATCGGCCAAAAATTGGTCTCAGTCTCAAACTGG GTGCCACCAACAGCCCCAACCAGCTCAACGCAGGAAAGCGAAAGAAACTGGCAACCGTGGAAAGTGTTTTCAACAAGTTTGACGACGAGGAGGCTGACGAGCAGCCTCGTAAAAGGAAACTGGTTCCACTGGACTATGGTGATGACGATAAGAGTCTGGGGCTGGATGGGGCAGAAATTTCAGGGGCCAAAGGCAGCATCAACACAGAGGAGAAACGTAAGCACATAAAGAGCCTTATTGAGAAGATTCCCACAGCCAGGCCTGAGCTCTTCTCCTACCCTCTGGACTGGACCATGGTTGACACG GTTCTCATGGATCGTCGTATTAAACCATGGATCAATAAGAAAATCATTGAATACATTGGCGAGGAGGAACCCACTCTGGTTGATTTTGTCTGTTCAAAG GTGATGGCACACAGCACCCCTCAGGGTATTCTTGATGATGTTGCAATG GTCCTTGATGAAGAAGCAGAAGTCTTCATAGTAAAAATGTGGAGGCTGTTGATATATGAAACAGAAGCTAAGAAGATTGGACTGGTGAAATAA
- the ccdc177 gene encoding coiled-coil domain-containing protein 177, which produces MVDPSEAEEQNKCKGPQLDTPAVAQEGPRLPEQADGATTEEDGDAGFETPPTGSSEPSPCHAASPAGPGATSQEVPPQQPQTQTDLSPKMHLDLYNFDSPAAEGSRYVLTSPRSLEACARCGVKPVELLPRPLTDFAREAPGRSMRVATGLFEVYERDRHAKLRQCREERERIVREEKRRILQATVNSSSTASTPSVDKTDPGSTQPPKSGTVTSSSAPDAGTSSRAAESGPAKTATALLSKAPTSSLSTSPKSVHVGATQSPKPSSAASTLSPKGGVQISAKQHLSSSPEQVKTKPLSSGPPPVVRKSSGSKSSNTFPRSTPKPPSFPRANSTLTSPVWKSAVQSSGTPLNGVTREPFSQHNGHLGFHSKVRAKSHSLESLQRRMDPICSSTSTTTTTTTCTSSESGASSSYSWDGARDHWAKVSSPRARTLATFNSLMGRSLSLGDLSHSPQTTQKVERIVKEVKRRGLKAVSERDRKIAALMLARYQEEDIMSQTRYVAHLQWDSERRMEELRREQEDREKQRAVLQCQRVWQTQVSMRQRRLSQQERETVAAKLRQAEESEERWKELAEQQERNRLLRLQQAAREEKHKKALQEQNLKSLEEERAAMLEQERLLLKEKLTMAELKRQEKEHQAQEERRGLNKAEKRRHAALIQEIARREQEEREEARRAAEEKLSRSLENYEQIVERRGQELKEKAKREEKQIQKARKAAERREKQQQQLLEARVKEAEKRAQQAAVVAEERAKEKAQRAVQSRQEKERLQKLNRQRVEEEEKQRRLELLQSIERKLEKSEQIFREKKAVLESARSVARASFHVRDKVREETNMRTFDKMALEAQLKANLDGK; this is translated from the coding sequence ATGGTCGACCCCTCGGAGGCTGAGGAGCAGAATAAGTGTAAAGGTCCACAGCTCGACACTCCGGCTGTGGCCCAAGAAGGCCCTCGGCTGCCAGAACAGGCTGATGGTGCGACGACAGAGGAGGACGGGGACGCCGGTTTTGAGACACCGCCCACCGGCAGCTCTGAGCCAAGCCCCTGCCATGCTGCATCCCCGGCAGGGCCTGGAGCCACCTCTCAGGAGGTCCCACCTCAGCAACCACAGACTCAGACAGATCTTTCACCCAAAATGCACCTGGACTTGTACAACTTTGACTCACCAGCCGCAGAGGGGAGCCGCTACGTGCTAACAAGCCCCCGGTCTCTGGAGGCATGTGCTCGATGTGGTGTCAAACCTGTGGAGCTGCTGCCCAGGCCGCTCACTGACTTCGCCCGGGAGGCCCCTGGTCGCTCCATGCGTGTTGCCACAGGACTGTTTGAAGTCTATGAGAGGGACAGACATGCCAAACTAAGGCAGTgtagggaggagagagagaggatagttagggaggagaaaagaaggaTTCTGCAGGCCACAGTCAATAGCAGCAGCACTGCATCAACCCCCTCTGTGGACAAAACTGATCCTGGCTCCACTCAGCCTCCTAAATCTGGGACAGTGACCTCCAGCTCAGCCCCTGATGCTGGAACATCCTCTAGAGCCGCAGAATCAGGTCCAGCTAAAACTGCTACAGCCCTTTTATCTAAAGCCCCCACCTCTAGTCTAAGTACGTCCCCTAAATCTGTCCATGTAGGGGCTACTCAGTCCCCAAAGCCCAGTTCAGCAGCCTCCACACTATCCCCAAAGGGTGGGGTTCAAATATCTGCCAAGCAGCATTTGTCCTCATCGCCTGAACAAGTCAAAACCAAGCCACTCTCATCTGGCCCTCCCCCAGTAGTCAGGAAATCCTCTGGTAGTAAATCTTCAAATACTTTCCCCAGATCAACCCCAAAACCACCATCCTTCCCCAGAGCCAACTCCACATTAACGTCACCAGTGTGGAAGTCTGCTGTTCAGAGCTCCGGGACTCCTCTGAACGGTGTGACACGTGAACCCTTCTCTCAGCACAACGGACATCTTGGATTTCATTCCAAGGTGAGAGCAAAAAGCCATTCACTGGAGTCTCTGCAGCGAAGGATGGATCCCATCTGCTCTTCCACCTCCACGACCACGACTACCACTACATGCACCTCCTCAGAGTCGGGCGCTTCCTCCTCTTACAGTTGGGATGGCGCACGTGATCACTGGGCTAAAGTCTCCAGCCCTCGAGCTCGCACTTTGGCCACTTTCAACTCCCTGATGGGCCGCAGCCTCAGCCTTGGTGACCTGAGCCACTCTCCTCAGACAACACAGAAGGTAGAGCGCATAGTAAAGGAGGTGAAGCGTCGAGGCTTGAAGGCCGTATCCGAGCGAGACCGCAAAATTGCAGCTTTGATGCTCGCCAGATACCAAGAGGAGGACATCATGAGTCAGACTCGTTATGTGGCTCACCTTCAGTGGGACAGCGAGCGCCGAATGGAGGAGCTACGACGAgagcaggaggacagagagaagcagcGTGCAGTGCTTCAGTGCCAGCGAGTGTGGCAGACACAGGTGTCGATGCGTCAGCGCAGACTCAGTCAGCAGGAACGAGAAACAGTCGCTGCCAAATTGCGTCAGGCTGAGGAGAGCGAGGAGCGATGGAAGGAACTTGCAGAGCAGCAGGAGCGCAACCGGCTCCTGCGGTTACAGCAGGCGGCACGGGAGGAGAAACATAAGAAAGCTCTTCAGGAACAGAACCTTAAgtctctggaggaggagagggcagCCATGCTGGAGCaggagaggctgctgctgaaagAGAAGCTGACCatggctgagctgaagaggCAGGAGAAGGAGCACCAGGCCCAGGAGGAGAGACGAGGTCTGAACAAAGCAGAGAAGAGACGTCATGCTGCTCTGATACAGGAAATCGCTCGtagagagcaggaggagagggaggaggccAGGAGGGCAGCAGAGGAGAAGCTCAGCCGCTCTCTGGAGAATTATGAACAGATAGTTGAGCGTCGAGGGCAGGAGCTGAAGGAGAAAGCCAAACGTGAGGAGAAACAGATCCAGAAAGCACGCAAGGCAGCAGAGAGAcgtgagaagcagcagcagcagctgctggaggcCCGAgtgaaggaggcagagaaacGAGCCCAACAGGCAGCCGTAGTGGCCGAGGAGAGGGCCAAAGAGAAAGCTCAGCGGGCCGTCCAGAGCCGGCAGGAGAAGGAAAGACTCCAGAAGCTCAACAGGCAGCgcgtggaggaggaggagaagcagagacGTCTGGAGCTGCTCCAGTCCATTGAGCGGAAACTGGAGAAGAGCGAGCAGATCTTCAGGGAAAAGAAGGCAGTGTTGGAGAGCGCTCGCTCCGTGGCCCGAGCCTCTTTCCATGTGCGGGACAAAGTGCGGGAGGAGACCAACATGCGTACCTTTGATAAAATGGCACTGGAGGCTCAGCTCAAAGCCAATCTGGACGGGAAATAA
- the plekhd1 gene encoding pleckstrin homology domain-containing family D member 1: MFSSSSRNSLFSPWSSMEQSDSEALDISTKVQLHGVLWKRPFGRPSAKWSRRFFIIKDSFLLYYAESEKRSFDSNRYFNIHPKGVIPLGGCVVSANEDMGMPFAIVINLEDFTGTIVLAAESEEEQVQWMEMIQESGKVTWKNAQLGEAMIESLEAQGLQLAKEKQEYLDKLMEETEELSHQRAQREELERLNQVLEEEKMKFEEVVLELKAEQEQIKLDLDGTAQSLKGVESEKEELGNLTVMLQKSIEELSQEKQRTLQLLGAKEEKEKGVDTVEVDSSEVDSSESTRRKSEEGEQRGDVNLLHDLRHIEEKMKILLTEKEQADEKLKENEQRARVLQQEREYYSSQARALQQSLSQLTVDKQQTEAELKAEIESRVELEKRLKQAEEALQNLEKGLNSLERTREKDEQMKGDVTQLKRFFEECICAAEIEAKLPAIMKNAVYLHKAAARRIKSCRIQRRASRRHWLKHSKSFAVASTDGGSMEELRETARRLTSDSSFRESVYKIIARKDATNKTQD, translated from the exons ATGTTCTCGTCTTCGTCCAGAAACTCTCTGTTCTCCCCCTGGTCGTCCATGGAGCAGTCGGACTCTGAAGCGTTGGACATCAGCACCAAAGTGCAGCTGCATGGCGTGCTGTGGAAGCGGCCCTTTGGACGGCCGTCAGCCAAGTGGTCTCGCAG ATTCTTCATCATCAAGGACAGTTTCTTGCTCTACTATgcagagagtgagaagagaaGCTTTGACAGCAACAGGTACTTCAACATCCACCCTAAG GGAGTCATTCCTCTGGGAGGATGTGTGGTGTCAGCTAACGAGGACATGGGCATGCCCTTTGCCATTGTGATCAACCTGGAAGACTTTACT GGCACCATAGTCCTGGCTGCTGagtcagaggaggagcaggtccAGTGGATGGAGATGATCCAGGAGTCAGGGAAAGT CACATGGAAGAACGCCCAGCTGGGGGAGGCCATGATCGAGAGTCTGGAGGCTCAGGGGCTGCAGCTGGCCAAGGAGAAGCAGGAGTATCTGG ACAAACTGATGGAAGAGACGGAGGAACTTAGTcatcagagagcacagagagag gagtTGGAGCGTCTCAACCAGGttctggaggaggagaaaatgaagTTTGAGGAGGTGGTGCTGGAGCTGAAGGCAGAGCAGGAGCAGATCAAACT AGACCTGGACGGCACAGCTCAGTCCCTGAAAGGCGTCgagagtgaaaaagaagaactggGCAACTTAACAGTCATGCTGCAGAAATCCATTgag GAGCTCTCTCAGGAGAAACAGCggactctgcagctgctgggggcgaaggaggaaaaggaaaagggcGTGGACACAGTGGAGGTGGACAGCTCGGAGGTGGACAGCTCGGAGTCAACCCGCAGGAAGTCTGAGGAGGGCGAGCAGCGTGGAGACGTCAACCTGCTGCATGACCTGCGTCACATCGAGGAGAAAATGAAGATCCTGCTGACGGAGAAGGAGCAGGCTGATGAGAA gCTGAAGGAGAACGAGCAGCGGGCTAGAGTCCTGCAGCAGGAGAGGGAGTATTACTCGTCCCAGGCCCGGGCGCTGCAGCAGTCGCTGTCTCAGCTCActgtggacaaacagcagaccGAAGCCGAACTCAAG gCAGAGATAGAGTCTCGGGTGGAGCTGGAGAAGAGGCTGAAACAGGCTGAAGAGGCTCTGCAGAACCTGGAGAAAGGCCTGAACTCACTGGAGCGAACCAGAGAGAAAGACGAGCAGATGAAAGGGGACGTGACTCAGCTGAAGC GGTTCTTTGAGGAGTGCATCTGTGCAGCCGAGATCGAGGCGAAGCTTCCAGCGATAATGAAGAACGCTGTGTATCTTCACAAAGCTGCTGCTCGTAGAATCAAGAGCTGCCGGATCCAGAGGAGAGCGTCCAGACGCCACTGGT TGAAACACTCAAAGTCCTTCGCTGTAGCCAGCACCGACGGCGGCAGCATGGAGGAGCTGAGGGAGACGGCGCGTCGACTGACCTCCGACAGCAGCTTCAGAGAGAGTGTGTACAAGATCATCGCTCGCAAGGACgccacaaacaaaacacaggactGA